One genomic region from Curtobacterium sp. 9128 encodes:
- a CDS encoding HutD family protein — translation MRLVRFDETPPTRWANGIGETVELWRTPSAGDFDVRLSIATVGSSAPFSLLPGVDRVLVALGVRGLELDVDGVRTVLGQYDGLAFAGESAVAAVGVSESAHDLNLMVRRGVGRPDLRVESVAGSSVPGADALAVILLDGDVRCDGRPLAFGDTCIGPGTLTGSGRVAVARTS, via the coding sequence GTGAGGCTCGTCCGGTTCGACGAGACGCCGCCCACCCGGTGGGCGAACGGGATCGGGGAGACCGTGGAGCTCTGGCGAACGCCATCGGCGGGGGACTTCGACGTGCGGCTCAGCATCGCGACGGTGGGCTCGTCGGCGCCGTTCTCCCTGCTGCCCGGCGTGGACCGCGTGCTCGTGGCGCTCGGCGTGCGCGGGCTCGAGCTCGACGTGGACGGGGTGCGCACGGTGCTCGGGCAGTACGACGGCCTCGCCTTCGCGGGGGAGTCGGCGGTCGCCGCAGTCGGGGTGTCCGAGTCCGCCCACGACCTCAACCTCATGGTCCGCCGCGGGGTGGGTCGGCCCGACCTGCGCGTCGAGAGCGTCGCCGGGTCGTCCGTGCCGGGCGCCGACGCGCTCGCCGTGATCCTGCTCGACGGCGACGTCCGGTGCGACGGGCGACCGCTCGCGTTCGGGGACACGTGCATCGGTCCGGGAACGCTGACGGGCTCCGGCCGGGTCGCGGTGGCCCGCACGTCCTGA
- a CDS encoding MFS transporter, with protein MTSSSTGTPAVRQDPPEKLSRFHLRITALTFGANFSDGYALGSIGIALTLIGSGMHVDALWSGLIASSVLIGIFVGSITCGWLGDLFGRRLIYMLDFVLIVVASAAQFFVHEPVSLFVLRLLIGFGVGADYALGPTLVAEFVPARFRGGLLASLTVAWTVGYTAAYFIGTWISTIPSDLGWRFLLASGAIPAIVVLILRLGTPESPRWLITKGRIEEARAIVAKYLPGQLDVDAVAATHSTARPGRYRDLFTGRNLRRTVFGTVFYNAQVIPYFAIYTFLPVILLSLGMDADGFASGLLLNVFLLLGGVAGLWAVAKIGRRPLVIWTFGIMAVALAAVALGSHAPVWVVLPPFLIFTFVMSGSSNLDQVYPPELFPTNVRAAGVGLLNGVSRIGSAIGTFLLPITLAGWGISATLLALAAVLVVGMVVSILLAPETAHVSLDDEGVA; from the coding sequence ACCTTCGGTGCGAACTTCTCGGACGGCTACGCCCTCGGCAGCATCGGGATCGCACTGACCCTCATCGGCTCCGGCATGCACGTCGACGCCCTGTGGTCGGGCCTCATCGCGAGCTCGGTGCTCATCGGCATCTTCGTCGGCAGCATCACGTGCGGGTGGCTCGGCGACCTGTTCGGCCGTCGGCTCATCTACATGCTCGACTTCGTGCTCATCGTCGTCGCGTCGGCAGCGCAGTTCTTCGTGCACGAACCCGTGTCGCTGTTCGTGCTCCGCCTGCTCATCGGCTTCGGCGTCGGTGCGGACTACGCGCTCGGGCCGACCCTCGTCGCCGAGTTCGTGCCGGCTCGCTTCCGCGGCGGCCTCCTCGCCTCGCTCACGGTCGCGTGGACGGTCGGGTACACGGCGGCCTACTTCATCGGCACCTGGATCAGCACGATCCCGTCCGACCTCGGCTGGCGCTTCCTGCTCGCGAGCGGCGCGATCCCGGCCATCGTCGTGCTGATCCTGCGGCTCGGCACGCCGGAGTCGCCGCGGTGGTTGATCACGAAGGGCCGCATCGAGGAAGCCCGCGCGATCGTCGCGAAGTACCTGCCGGGGCAGCTCGACGTCGACGCGGTGGCGGCGACGCACTCGACCGCGCGTCCCGGTCGCTACCGGGACCTCTTCACCGGTCGGAACCTGCGGCGGACCGTCTTCGGCACGGTGTTCTACAACGCGCAGGTGATCCCGTACTTCGCGATCTACACGTTCCTGCCCGTCATCCTGCTGAGCCTCGGGATGGACGCCGACGGGTTCGCGTCCGGCCTGCTGCTCAACGTGTTCCTGCTGCTCGGTGGGGTCGCGGGACTCTGGGCGGTCGCCAAGATCGGCCGCCGTCCGCTCGTCATCTGGACGTTCGGCATCATGGCCGTCGCGCTCGCCGCCGTCGCACTCGGCAGCCACGCACCCGTCTGGGTGGTGCTGCCGCCGTTCCTGATCTTCACGTTCGTGATGTCGGGCAGCTCGAACCTCGACCAGGTGTACCCGCCGGAGCTCTTCCCGACGAACGTCCGCGCCGCCGGCGTCGGCCTCCTCAACGGGGTGAGCCGCATCGGATCGGCGATCGGCACGTTCCTGCTGCCCATCACGCTCGCCGGGTGGGGCATCAGCGCGACGCTGCTCGCCCTGGCCGCCGTGCTCGTCGTCGGCATGGTCGTGTCCATCCTCCTCGCGCCGGAGACCGCGCACGTGTCGCTCGACGACGAGGGGGTCGCGTGA